The following coding sequences lie in one Aquabacterium olei genomic window:
- a CDS encoding long-chain-fatty-acid--CoA ligase, whose protein sequence is MDKIWLRHYPPGVPHTIDPSAYRSLVALMDEGFSRHIRLSAFGFMGQRWQFADIDVASRAMAAYLQSLGLQPGDRVAVMLPNIPQYPVTVAAILRAGYVVVNVNPLYTPRELHHQLNDSGSKAIVILENFATTLQQVLKDTPVQHIVLATMGDMLGLIKGALVNHVVRKVKKLVPPFSLPQAVPFKTALKRGARLPFKQADPGPDDVAVLQYTGGTTGVSKGATLLHRNIIANLLQSEAWNGPMLKQIPPGEQTAIVCALPLYHIFGFTVCMMLGLRMGTLNILIPNPRDLPATLKELQKWRFHSFPAVNTLFNALAHHPDFDKVDWSNLRLSVGGGMAVQHATAKLWKDRTGCAVAEGYGLSETSPSVTCNPVQSTAFSGTIGLPLPSTEVTVLDEDGNELPLGTPGELAVRGPQVMAGYWNRPEETAKVMTADGFFRTGDIATIDERGYVKIVDRKKDMILVSGFNVYPNEIEDVVASLEGVLECAAVGMPDAQSGEAVRLVVVKADAALTEDQVRAHCAQHLTGYKRPKLIEFRTELPKTPIGKILRRALRDDPPRAAG, encoded by the coding sequence ATGGACAAGATCTGGCTCAGGCACTACCCGCCGGGCGTGCCGCACACCATTGACCCTTCGGCCTACCGCTCGCTGGTGGCGCTGATGGATGAGGGCTTCAGCCGGCACATCCGCCTGTCGGCGTTCGGCTTCATGGGGCAGCGCTGGCAGTTCGCCGACATCGACGTGGCCTCGCGCGCCATGGCGGCCTACCTGCAGAGCCTGGGGCTGCAGCCCGGCGACCGGGTGGCCGTCATGCTGCCCAACATCCCGCAGTACCCGGTCACCGTGGCGGCCATCCTGCGTGCGGGCTATGTGGTGGTCAATGTCAATCCGCTGTACACGCCGCGCGAGTTGCACCACCAGCTGAACGACTCGGGCAGCAAGGCCATCGTCATCCTCGAGAACTTTGCGACCACGTTGCAGCAGGTGCTCAAGGACACGCCGGTTCAGCACATCGTGCTGGCCACCATGGGTGACATGCTGGGCCTCATCAAGGGCGCGCTGGTGAACCACGTGGTGCGCAAGGTCAAGAAGCTGGTGCCGCCCTTCAGCCTGCCGCAGGCCGTGCCGTTCAAGACGGCGCTCAAGCGCGGCGCGCGCCTGCCGTTCAAGCAGGCCGATCCGGGTCCCGACGATGTGGCCGTGCTGCAGTACACCGGCGGCACCACGGGCGTGAGCAAGGGCGCCACCCTTCTGCACCGCAACATCATCGCGAACCTGCTGCAGTCGGAGGCGTGGAATGGCCCCATGCTCAAGCAGATTCCGCCGGGCGAGCAGACCGCCATCGTGTGCGCGTTGCCGCTGTATCACATCTTCGGCTTCACGGTCTGCATGATGCTGGGCCTGCGCATGGGCACGCTCAACATCCTGATCCCCAACCCGCGCGACCTGCCCGCCACGCTCAAGGAACTGCAGAAGTGGCGGTTTCACAGCTTCCCGGCCGTCAACACGCTGTTCAATGCGCTGGCCCACCACCCCGATTTCGACAAGGTGGACTGGAGCAACCTGCGTCTGAGCGTGGGCGGCGGCATGGCCGTGCAGCACGCCACCGCCAAGCTCTGGAAGGACCGCACCGGCTGTGCGGTGGCCGAAGGCTATGGCCTGTCGGAGACCTCACCGTCCGTCACGTGCAACCCCGTGCAGAGCACCGCCTTCAGCGGCACCATCGGCCTGCCCTTGCCCTCCACCGAGGTGACGGTGCTGGATGAAGACGGCAACGAGCTGCCGCTGGGCACACCGGGCGAGCTGGCCGTGCGCGGTCCGCAGGTCATGGCCGGCTACTGGAACCGGCCCGAAGAAACCGCCAAGGTGATGACGGCGGACGGCTTCTTCCGCACGGGCGACATCGCCACCATCGACGAGCGCGGCTACGTCAAGATCGTCGACCGCAAGAAGGACATGATCCTGGTCTCGGGCTTCAACGTCTATCCCAATGAGATCGAGGACGTGGTGGCCTCGCTCGAGGGCGTGCTCGAGTGCGCGGCCGTGGGCATGCCCGATGCGCAGTCCGGCGAGGCTGTGCGGCTGGTGGTGGTCAAGGCCGATGCGGCGCTGACGGAAGACCAGGTGCGCGCCCACTGCGCCCAGCACCTGACGGGCTACAAACGGCCCAAGCTGATCGAGTTCCGCACCGAGCTGCCCAAGACGCCGATCGGCAAGATCCTGCGTCGGGCCTTGCGCGACGACCCGCCCCGCGCGGCCGGTTGA
- a CDS encoding methyl-accepting chemotaxis protein yields MFSWFRQISVAHRLRALVLASVLCVLGVACALLRVSYQHQLADRQRAVQHTVEVAHGILQWAHDGQLSGRLSQQAAQQEAKTALARLRYGGTEYFWVNDMHPRVVLHPIKPELDGRDVSQLADPNGLRLFQAFVDTVRQDGAGFVHYQWPRPGAVDPVDKVSYVKGFAPWGWIVGSGLYIDDLQDAFQAQMAWTLGGALVLAAGLAVLGERTARDLARGVREAVSRAEAIAQGDIAQGQAPHPLASGRDEIAHLLKAMQSMSAGLDHTVSEVQQAVDNVALASAQIAAGNTDLSSRTEQAAARLQHTAASMEELTSTVQHNSSSSGSAQHQAAAASEQAQRGGEVVAEVVTTMEAIHTSARKITEIISVIDGIAFQTNILALNAAVEAARAGEQGRGFAVVAGEVRTLAQRSAQAAREIKSLIQASTEQVESGARLVHDAGERMQSIVGSVAAVNDLIQEIAHATREQSLGVGTVHEAVSELDQMTQQNAALVEESAAAAGSLHEQARHLAEVVGRFRLSGRPG; encoded by the coding sequence ATGTTTTCGTGGTTCAGACAGATCAGCGTGGCCCACCGGCTGCGCGCCCTCGTGCTGGCGTCGGTGCTGTGTGTGCTCGGCGTCGCGTGTGCCCTGCTCCGGGTGTCCTACCAGCACCAGCTGGCCGACCGGCAGCGCGCCGTGCAGCACACCGTCGAGGTCGCGCACGGCATCCTGCAATGGGCTCATGACGGACAGCTCAGCGGCCGGCTGAGCCAGCAGGCCGCCCAGCAGGAGGCCAAGACCGCCCTGGCCCGCCTGCGCTACGGCGGCACCGAGTATTTCTGGGTCAACGACATGCACCCGCGTGTCGTGCTGCATCCCATCAAGCCCGAGCTCGACGGCCGCGATGTGAGCCAGCTGGCCGACCCCAACGGGCTGCGCCTGTTCCAGGCCTTTGTCGACACCGTCCGGCAGGATGGCGCGGGCTTCGTGCACTACCAGTGGCCGCGGCCGGGCGCGGTCGATCCAGTCGACAAGGTGTCATACGTCAAGGGCTTTGCGCCATGGGGCTGGATCGTGGGCTCGGGCCTCTACATCGACGACCTGCAGGACGCTTTCCAGGCGCAGATGGCATGGACGCTCGGCGGCGCGCTCGTGCTGGCCGCCGGCCTGGCGGTGCTGGGTGAGCGCACGGCCCGTGATCTGGCCCGCGGGGTGCGCGAGGCCGTGTCGCGCGCCGAAGCCATCGCCCAGGGCGACATCGCACAAGGGCAGGCGCCGCATCCGCTGGCCTCGGGCCGCGATGAGATCGCCCACCTGCTGAAGGCCATGCAGTCCATGAGTGCCGGACTGGATCACACGGTGAGCGAGGTGCAGCAGGCGGTGGACAACGTGGCCCTGGCCAGCGCGCAGATCGCCGCCGGCAACACCGACCTGAGCTCCCGCACCGAGCAGGCGGCCGCCCGCCTGCAGCACACGGCCGCCTCGATGGAGGAGCTGACCAGCACGGTGCAGCACAACAGCAGCTCGTCGGGCTCGGCGCAGCATCAGGCCGCGGCGGCCTCCGAGCAGGCCCAGCGGGGTGGCGAGGTGGTGGCCGAGGTGGTGACGACGATGGAGGCCATCCACACCAGCGCCCGCAAGATCACCGAGATCATCAGCGTGATCGACGGCATCGCTTTCCAGACGAACATCCTGGCCCTGAACGCCGCCGTCGAGGCCGCCCGCGCCGGCGAACAGGGTCGGGGGTTCGCCGTGGTGGCCGGTGAGGTGCGCACGCTGGCACAGCGCAGCGCCCAGGCCGCCCGCGAGATCAAGAGCCTGATTCAGGCCTCGACCGAGCAGGTGGAAAGCGGTGCCCGGCTGGTGCATGACGCCGGTGAGCGCATGCAGTCCATCGTGGGATCGGTGGCCGCGGTGAACGACCTGATCCAGGAGATTGCGCACGCCACCCGTGAGCAGAGCCTGGGCGTGGGCACGGTGCACGAGGCCGTGAGCGAGTTGGACCAGATGACGCAGCAGAACGCGGCACTGGTGGAGGAATCGGCCGCGGCGGCGGGCAGCCTGCATGAGCAGGCACGCCACCTGGCCGAGGTGGTGGGACGTTTCAGGCTCAGTGGTCGCCCTGGCTGA
- a CDS encoding aromatic amino acid transaminase, translating into MFQHVDAYPGDPILTLNEDFQKDPRAGKINLSIGIYFDNEGRLPVMNAVREAESALLSAIGPKPYLPMTGHPAYREAVQHLLFGADHEAVRSGRIATIQTLGGSGGLKVGGDFLKRYFPDSQVWVSDPTWDNHRAMFEGAGFQVNTYPYYDPATKGLKFDAMLTAIDALPAQSIVLLHACCHNPTGVDLNPAQWTQLIAVLKRRNLLPYLDIAYQGFGDGIDEDAFALRALADAGVSFFVANSFSKSFSLYGERVGGLSVVCPDKAQAQRVLGQLMSAVRRNYSSPPTHGAQIVARVLQTPALRQLWADELTAMRERIKVMRQRLYDGVVARLPGRDVRYFIDQRGMFSYTGVSPEQADALRTEHGVYVLRSGRMCAAGLNANNVDRVAEAFAAVLR; encoded by the coding sequence ATGTTTCAGCACGTCGACGCCTACCCCGGCGACCCCATCCTCACGCTCAACGAAGACTTCCAGAAGGACCCGCGCGCGGGCAAGATCAACCTGAGCATCGGCATCTACTTCGACAACGAAGGCCGCCTGCCGGTGATGAACGCCGTGCGCGAGGCCGAGTCGGCGCTGCTGTCGGCCATCGGCCCCAAGCCCTACCTGCCGATGACGGGCCACCCCGCCTACCGTGAGGCCGTGCAGCACCTGCTGTTCGGTGCCGACCATGAAGCGGTGCGCAGCGGCCGCATCGCCACCATCCAGACGCTGGGCGGCTCGGGCGGCCTGAAGGTGGGCGGCGACTTCCTCAAGCGCTACTTCCCCGATTCGCAGGTGTGGGTGAGCGACCCGACCTGGGACAACCACCGCGCGATGTTCGAAGGCGCGGGCTTCCAGGTCAACACCTACCCGTACTACGACCCGGCCACCAAGGGCCTGAAGTTCGATGCCATGCTGACGGCGATCGACGCGCTGCCGGCCCAGAGCATCGTGCTGCTGCACGCCTGCTGCCACAACCCCACCGGCGTCGACCTGAACCCGGCGCAGTGGACGCAGTTGATCGCCGTGCTCAAGCGCCGCAACCTGCTGCCCTACCTCGACATTGCCTACCAGGGCTTTGGTGACGGCATCGACGAAGACGCGTTTGCGCTGCGCGCGCTGGCCGATGCCGGCGTGAGCTTCTTCGTGGCCAACTCGTTTTCCAAGAGCTTCTCGCTGTACGGCGAGCGCGTGGGCGGCCTCAGCGTCGTCTGCCCCGACAAGGCCCAGGCGCAGCGGGTGCTGGGCCAGCTGATGTCGGCCGTGCGCCGCAACTATTCCAGCCCGCCCACGCATGGCGCGCAGATCGTGGCCCGCGTGCTGCAGACGCCGGCGCTGCGCCAGCTGTGGGCCGATGAGCTGACCGCCATGCGTGAACGCATCAAGGTCATGCGCCAGCGCCTGTACGACGGCGTGGTGGCCCGGCTGCCCGGCCGTGACGTGCGCTACTTCATCGACCAGCGCGGCATGTTCAGCTACACCGGCGTGAGCCCCGAGCAGGCCGATGCCCTGCGCACCGAGCACGGCGTGTACGTGCTGCGCTCGGGTCGCATGTGCGCTGCCGGCCTGAACGCCAACAACGTCGACCGCGTGGCCGAGGCCTTTGCCGCCGTGCTGCGCTGA